The genomic segment tccgtcggtctgaggatgatatgcggtactcagatgaaacttcgtacctagagcctgctgtaaactatgccaaaagtgcgaagtaaaccgaggatcacggtctgatacaatcgacttcggcactttgtgcaatctgaccacttctatGACATAAatttctgccatctgatcatgtctgtacgtcatcttgtacggaataaaacatgctgatttggtcaatctaaaTTCGTCGAAAATTCTGTAACATGACACATGTGGGAAGATGGTCAGAGAATATTTGCCCAGAGTGTCCAAATCAAAAGAAGCCAGAATTTGGCAAGGGTTTCAGACCTCAGTCAGATAGAAATCATCAGACAGAAAACAAGTGGTGAAGGACCACAATCACGTTTTCCTCGGGGACCTCAAAGTTTAATATTACTCGACAAAAATAAGTGGACATGTGAACCTAATCACTTTTCCTTGGGGATAACAAAAGCTAAAGATTTCCCGACAAAAGATAATGGGCATATGACTAACCcactaaataaacaagaaaacttGGACCCAATTACAGCTATAAATAGAGAGTAGATGTGAACCAGTAAAAATGCACCAGAACAAAGTTGGAACCTAAAGAAATGTATTTCACATATCTGAAGGTTTCTAAAAGATGAATCAAATCACTAAGAAAGCAGCTAAAAAATTTCAAAGAGTTCCACAAACACCTAAAAGAAACAGGAAGAGATATATCACCTGAAATGATCCAGACGCATATATACTATATATGCCAAGAAACAAAAAGTGAAGAACGAGCTGTatctagattaataatctagaagaAGACAATTCAAGAAAAATTGAGGGACCACTCAACCACTCCCTCGAACCCACTCAAAGGATAATGCCGAACAGAGCTGGAAGGCATTAAAAGTTATGGACAATGTTTGAAGTCCGAAGAACAAATCCATGAAGGGGATTCTATAAATAAGAAggcagaaggaagatgaaggcatCACTCAAcatcttcatttttcttcaaaatatttttaatattttctctttcaagtttatgtgtgtTGTATTTTCAGCTACTATTAGTATCTAAACAAGTTTCTGCTCCTCTACAAGAGGTTACTTTATAATAATAGTTcgtatgtttgaataaaagaaccAATGTTTTTGCCCCTCTCATGTATGAGTTTCAAATTGAACTTTTTTACTATACTTCCTGAGATAGGAAATGAAACATGGTTGTGCTAAGTGTTCCTGAAGGAATCTACGTCAgaaaccatcggttgcgattgTGTAGTTGGACTGTGAAGAGTATTACGTAAAACtgggtggatataacccggcgGCACTCTGGCCAAAAAAGTAAAATGTTCAATTTATTTCACGGCATGATGGGCCTTTTAAAAAAATCGATAATTTGAGTATGATATATAAGCTGGAAACCTTGCGTAACTGTATGTCTTGGGGCTTTATGTATTTAAGAACAGACTCGATACGTATAACAATGTCACGTACTATAATTAGAGGAAAATGGTATTATtgctattttcaaaaattaggtTAGTTAAAACTAAGTTTTGAAGGGATGGATGGTAAAAAGAAAGTTGAAAGGGAaattaggtatttttaaataattacccTTAATATTATCGTATTATTTCGTGGgagatattttaattttaatataaaagcCCAAGTAAATGGGTTTAAAATCAAAATCCACACGCTCAAACCCTATAAATTACACCCCAACCAGAACCCTAATTCTAGTGACAGTGAGTTGGAGAGGAGAAAGCGAGAGAGAAAATGGTTTCAGGTTCTGGGATCTGTGCGAAAATAGTGGTGGTGGACGCGAGGCACCACATGCTCGGCCGTCTGTCATCCATTTTGGCTAAAGAACTCCTGAATGGGCAAAAAGTAGTCGTGGTTCGCTGCGAGGAAATCTGCCTCTCAGGTGGGCTTGTGAGGCAGAAGATGAAGTACTCGCGGTTTCGCCGCAAGCGCATGAACACCAAGCCATCTCATGGGCCGATTCATTTCAGGGCTCCCTCCAAGATTTTGTGGCGGACAATCCGTGGGTATGAGCCGATgcttatttttttttgaattgatGTTATTGTGGTTACGGAATGTAGTTTGATGATATATGTGAGTTTTTCGGGTGAAATGCGTTTGATAGAGATGAGTTTTTTGTCGAGTCGTTTCATACCTTTATTCATCGAGTTGCGTGAAGTTGTAGGAACATGTGTGGATGTTGTGAATGTTTTGGCATGATACCTTAATATCATGCTTTCGTGGTCTTTCCGGTGATTTTAATATTTACTGAAAGTGAGAAGTTTAACTTGATTCGGATTATTGTGTATGTTGTCACTGTGTATCGCGCATcgaattgtttatttgatttttctatTCTCTGTTTGCTTGGGTCAGTTTTGATGTTCTATTGTGCAGTTTGGATCTTTAATAGATTTTATATTTGGAATTTTTGGAAATTTGTTTTTCAGATGTAGAATTTGCTTAATTGAGTAGTATATATTTCTACTTTAGTTAAACACCATATAGATGATTGAGGTCACAATATTCATGTTATTTTTATACTCTACCGACTTTTGTTCAATTCTCCAAGCTCTAGCCCAATGAACATGATCTTGGTGTGAAAAATTTACGCAAATTTATATTTGaaggattatatatttgtgctTAATATTTTTGGCTTTCTGTCAATGTCTTTTTGGACTGTGAGTTGTGTATCATCTTATAATTGATATCTTggctaaaaaataattatactgCTAGAGTTGGATTATTGTCTGGTATATCTGACCACAAATCagtaaatttaaaaatgaagATGGTGAATTGATTTTAAGTTTAGATGCTCATAGTTCAGGCTTAATATCATATTAGAGGACATGCTTGTTTTCGCAACAAGCAAGGTGCTGTATATCTCTCGAAGTTGTATTTCAATACATGTCTGTATTTCTCATTTCTTGCATTCAAGAGGTGGTATTCATCTCTTCTTTGCTTTCTCTTGTACATCCGAGCGATATAAACTCTCTGTTTTCAATTGGTGTGAATCGGGTGCATTCGACTTTACTATTACTTCGTTTTTCTGAACTAGATTGTTGTCCATGTTTATTCATTTAATGGATTATGTATATAGTATGATTCCGCACAAAACTAAGCGAGGGGCCACCGCACTTGCACGATTGAAGGCATATGAAGGTGTACCACCACCATATGACAAGATGAAGAGGATGGTTATTCCTGATGCTCTCAAGTGAGTCTACAGACTTTCTTTTTATCGGTTTCTGATTTTTATTGGTAACTTAGTCTAACCATTAAGGTTTTGTGTATTTATATTTCTAACTACTAGCTGTGTGATAACCAGAGTGTTGAGGCTTCAAGCTGGTCACAAATATTGTTTGCTGGGTAGACTCTCATCTGAGGTGGGATGGAACCATTATGATATTATCAGAGTGAGTAAAATACTAACTTGTTCTTTAACCTTGTTTCTTTGACTTTCTTGAAATGAGTCTGTTTACAATCTATTTTGTTCTTTAGAAGTCTTACTGTTGTCCTTGTCTATCTGTTCATTTAATCTTGGACACTTCATCTTTCGACTCTTGTGTGGGTGTATTTCTAATATTTTCTGCTTCGTCCCAATCCTTCAGACTTCGATAATGGCACCCTTTCATCATGGACTGGTTTTTTCCATTCTCGTACCCATTTTGAcagcaaaataattttttcgaaTGTTTTGTTGCGCTGACAGTTAATTCTTATTGATTCTTcagataacgacccaaatcgcatcgcaacctcgggaggaacgtggtaactttgtcacaaaatccatagaaatgtggtctcatttccattcaagaatagATAAACTTTGCAATAGACCTCATGGTTTCTTTCTCTaggcttttacctgttggcaattcaaacatttggaaacaaactctgcaatatctgatttcatctgtttccaccaaaactgtcttttcaaatcattgtacatttttctgccaccaggatgaatactgaatcgactactgTGCGCTTATAACAATATCTGTCGTTCAAGTCTGAAACCTCttgcacaacaagacgattattcacataaaatacactgtcacgaacctgatattctaaTCGATGCCCTGCTTTGACCATCGCTATCgagttctgaatattctgatctactttctgagccgctttaattctcaaaattagCTCTCGTTCGATTTGAACAGCATAGAGTCTTAACGGTTTACAATCtatttcaaatactaatccagacaaacaacaatcttcaatcaaatttgaaacaccaatagtcgataaggacaaagaacatacctttcgactcagtgcatcagctggtGCATTGAACTTTCCCGgttagtatttgatttcacaatcgaaatccttcaataaatcaagtcatcttcgctgcctcatattcaactctgattgggaaaatagatatttcaagcttttatgatcagaataaatctcaaacttctcaccataTAGGTAATGACtccatatcttcagtgcaaatacaatggccgccaattcaagatcatgaattgggtagcgagtctcatgtggcttcaattgtcttgaggcataggcaatgacatgtcctcgctgcatcaaaacacattccaatcctctgtgagaagcatcgcaataatcaacaaaatcaccagtacctgatggaatagtcaacatcggagcactggtcaatcttttcttcaactctagaaaactggactcacattcttcagaccaaaaaaatggtgcattcttctgaTTCAATTGCATAATATGTTTAGCAATActagaaaaatatttaatgaatcgacggtaatagcctgccaaacccataaaattgcgtatctctggcacaggtGTCGGTCTTGGCAACTGATCACGGCCTCAACTTTGCTAGGATCAATAGAAAttccatctccagatataatgtgacccagaaatacaacttgtctcaaccaaaattcacatttcgacagttttgcatacaatttctcagccctaaaaattcgcaacacagttctcaaaTGCTCAGTATGATCAAGCATATTctttaaatatatcaaaatatcatgaataaaaataatcacgaaatcatcgagatacctcggaaacacacggttcatcagacccataaatacagctggagcattcgtcaaaccgaatggcatgaatataaactcataatggccatacctggttTTGAAAGTTGTCTTcgatatatcagaatctctgactctcagctgatgatatccagatctcagattgatcttggaataaaccgaagaaccctgcaactgatcaaataaatcattgaTACGAGGCAaatggtatttattctttatcgtagcctcgttcagttgccggtagtcaatgcagagtctcattgaccgtccttctttctcacaaacagtactggagcaccccaccCAAAGGAGAAACACACGATCTGATGTACcacttggccagtaaatcttctaactgctctttcaactctatcggtgccattttGTACTGAGCTcgagaaataggaaccgtacctggtattaactcaatgctgaagtctatctctctgactGGAGGCAACCTCGGAATCTCATTAACACATCAGGAAACTCACATACCACTAGCAGGTCttccaatgatggactcgacttcagtacat from the Primulina eburnea isolate SZY01 chromosome 3, ASM2296580v1, whole genome shotgun sequence genome contains:
- the LOC140827498 gene encoding large ribosomal subunit protein uL13z-like; this encodes MVSGSGICAKIVVVDARHHMLGRLSSILAKELLNGQKVVVVRCEEICLSGGLVRQKMKYSRFRRKRMNTKPSHGPIHFRAPSKILWRTIRGMIPHKTKRGATALARLKAYEGVPPPYDKMKRMVIPDALKVLRLQAGHKYCLLGRLSSEVGWNHYDIIRELEKKRKERAQTMYERKKQLTKLRFKAEKFAEEKLGSQLNVIAPTKY